In the genome of Candidatus Microbacterium phytovorans, one region contains:
- a CDS encoding dioxygenase has product MATGASRSGADKKSARAARDRARLYQARQEFQDGLQRRRRRDNLIAGVAGGALILAVVGGQVAYYTVGPGQPAPAPSSTPSPSPTTGAPTPSSTADPTPASSTSPSPTP; this is encoded by the coding sequence GTGGCTACCGGTGCGAGCAGGTCCGGCGCAGACAAGAAGAGCGCGCGTGCCGCGCGCGATCGAGCGCGGCTCTACCAGGCCCGCCAGGAGTTCCAGGACGGCCTGCAGCGCCGCCGCCGCCGCGACAACCTGATCGCGGGCGTGGCCGGCGGCGCGCTGATCCTCGCCGTCGTCGGAGGCCAGGTGGCCTACTACACCGTCGGTCCCGGGCAGCCCGCCCCGGCGCCGAGCTCGACCCCGAGTCCGAGCCCGACCACGGGCGCGCCGACACCGTCATCGACAGCGGATCCGACGCCCGCGTCGTCGACGTCGCCCTCTCCCACGCCCTGA
- a CDS encoding DUF349 domain-containing protein produces the protein MASAPLAPALADSAPSGDWGRVEDDGTVSVREGDEWRVVGQYPDGTPAEALAYFERKFTDLASEVALIEARHRRGGASASDLRSTLKTVRERVTGAAAVGDLASLEARLSVLDSALSEASAEEAAAQREAVDAAIAERTALVEQIEGIAARDPRSIQWKQTSAEVTELFEKWQAHQATGPRLPKNVGQQLWKRFRDARAVFDRHRREFYASLDETHKSARDAKAALVERAEALASRGEDGITAYRGLLDQWKSAGRAGKKADDALWARFKAAGDALYGARAEREHADAEASKEKIEAKRALLAEAAAVPKEKDTAKARALLTGIQRRWDDIGRVFPREAERGLDDDLRKIEQGLKAREDADWKSNNPETKARQNDMTQQLHDAIAKLEDEVEAAKKTKDKAKIAKAEEALAARKAWLSALGG, from the coding sequence GTGGCTTCGGCGCCGCTCGCTCCCGCCCTCGCCGACAGCGCACCCAGCGGTGACTGGGGTCGTGTCGAAGACGACGGCACGGTTTCCGTCCGCGAGGGAGATGAGTGGCGCGTCGTCGGTCAGTATCCCGACGGCACCCCCGCCGAGGCGCTCGCGTACTTCGAGCGGAAGTTCACCGATCTCGCGAGCGAGGTCGCCTTGATCGAAGCGCGTCACCGTCGTGGCGGCGCGTCGGCATCCGACCTGCGCAGCACCCTCAAGACCGTTCGCGAGCGCGTCACAGGGGCGGCTGCTGTCGGCGACCTCGCGTCGCTCGAGGCGCGGCTCTCGGTGCTCGACTCGGCGCTCAGCGAAGCATCGGCCGAGGAGGCCGCGGCCCAGCGGGAGGCCGTCGACGCCGCCATCGCGGAGCGCACGGCGCTCGTCGAGCAGATCGAGGGGATCGCCGCGCGCGACCCTCGTTCGATTCAGTGGAAGCAGACGTCCGCGGAAGTCACCGAACTGTTCGAGAAGTGGCAGGCTCACCAGGCCACCGGTCCCCGGCTCCCGAAGAACGTCGGACAGCAGCTGTGGAAGCGATTCCGCGACGCTCGCGCGGTGTTCGATCGTCACCGCCGCGAGTTCTACGCGAGCCTCGACGAGACGCACAAGTCGGCCCGCGACGCGAAGGCTGCCCTCGTCGAGCGCGCGGAGGCGCTGGCATCCCGCGGAGAGGACGGCATCACCGCCTACCGGGGGCTCCTCGACCAGTGGAAGTCGGCGGGACGCGCCGGCAAGAAGGCCGACGATGCGCTGTGGGCGCGGTTCAAGGCTGCGGGCGACGCCCTGTATGGAGCGCGCGCCGAGCGCGAGCACGCCGACGCTGAGGCTTCCAAGGAGAAGATCGAGGCGAAGCGGGCGCTCCTGGCCGAAGCCGCCGCCGTGCCGAAGGAGAAGGACACCGCGAAGGCACGTGCACTCCTCACCGGCATCCAGCGTCGCTGGGACGACATCGGCCGCGTTTTCCCCCGGGAGGCCGAGCGCGGACTCGACGACGACCTGCGCAAGATCGAGCAGGGTCTCAAGGCGCGGGAAGACGCCGACTGGAAGAGCAACAACCCCGAGACGAAGGCGCGTCAGAACGACATGACGCAGCAGCTCCACGACGCCATCGCGAAGCTCGAAGACGAGGTCGAAGCCGCCAAGAAGACGAAGGACAAGGCGAAGATCGCGAAGGCCGAGGAAGCGCTGGCTGCGCGAAAGGCGTGGCTCTCCGCTCTCGGGGGCTGA
- a CDS encoding SAM-dependent methyltransferase produces MPWPFLYFPDGPLSSAELGAARLDGDLVEVGEAFMPADAVETAELRAGSLGRVVGARWALTHESAGWVHGAFPEPPAVHCVQRCVATRSQTVLDGRLRYRDVRIPVGDVQWVGGVAVSTVVRTFVDLLRDRVLDQGDSDRTVRSMLEWRPGLAAEGLLWLEQAGPVHHKRAAQEYLRAAVRKT; encoded by the coding sequence ATGCCATGGCCTTTCCTCTACTTCCCCGACGGCCCGCTTTCCTCCGCCGAGCTGGGTGCTGCTCGTCTTGACGGTGACCTCGTCGAGGTCGGCGAGGCCTTCATGCCGGCCGATGCGGTCGAGACGGCGGAGCTCCGGGCCGGTTCGCTCGGGCGCGTCGTCGGAGCGCGGTGGGCGCTCACGCATGAGTCGGCGGGCTGGGTGCACGGGGCGTTTCCGGAGCCGCCCGCGGTTCACTGCGTGCAGCGGTGTGTCGCCACCCGCTCGCAGACCGTGCTCGACGGGCGCCTGCGCTATCGCGACGTCAGGATCCCCGTGGGGGACGTGCAATGGGTCGGCGGCGTTGCCGTGTCCACCGTCGTGCGCACCTTCGTCGACCTGCTGCGCGACCGGGTTCTCGACCAGGGCGACTCCGACCGCACCGTGCGTTCGATGCTCGAGTGGCGACCAGGCCTTGCCGCCGAGGGACTCCTGTGGCTCGAGCAGGCGGGCCCCGTGCACCACAAGCGAGCTGCGCAGGAGTACCTGCGCGCGGCCGTCAGGAAGACGTGA